The following are from one region of the Knoellia sp. p5-6-4 genome:
- the rimO gene encoding 30S ribosomal protein S12 methylthiotransferase RimO, translated as MSSSASRSVALVTLGCTRNEVDSEELAGRLAAEGWRLVDDAAEADVAVVNTCGFVEQAKKDSIDVLLEASAGKDDGRTQAVVAVGCLAERYGEQLAAELPEADAVLGFDTYADMSSHLKAILAGERPASHTPSDRRRLLPLSPVQRQGGTSGVALPGHGDPTSPEQAPATLEPADVTVEGPAPASGPRVIRARLDGRPWAPLKIASGCDRRCAFCAIPMFRGAFVSRRPTDILAEARWLAERGVREVFLVSENSTSYGKDLGDLALLEKLLPELSAVEGIERVRVSYLQPAEIRPGLLDAMAATPGVVPYFDISFQHASAPLLRRMRRFGGREAFLGLLDDVRARLPRAGIRSNVIVGFPGETDEDLAELEAFLVAARLDVVGVFGYSDEDGTEAEGYGHKLPEHVVAERVARFSALIEELNAQRAEERIGELVEVLVEEVDDEDGRVVGRALHQGPDVDGVTVLEAAACPGVGVGDTVTATVVGTEGIDLLAEPA; from the coding sequence ATGAGCTCCTCCGCCTCGCGCAGCGTCGCCCTGGTCACCCTGGGGTGCACCCGCAACGAGGTCGACTCGGAGGAGCTGGCCGGCCGCCTCGCGGCCGAGGGCTGGCGGCTGGTCGACGATGCGGCCGAGGCCGACGTCGCGGTGGTCAACACCTGTGGCTTCGTCGAGCAGGCCAAGAAGGACTCGATCGACGTGCTGCTCGAGGCGTCCGCGGGCAAGGACGACGGCCGCACCCAGGCCGTCGTCGCGGTCGGATGCCTCGCCGAGCGCTACGGCGAGCAGCTGGCGGCCGAGCTGCCGGAGGCCGACGCGGTGCTGGGGTTCGACACCTACGCCGACATGTCCAGCCACCTCAAGGCGATCCTCGCCGGGGAGCGGCCGGCCTCGCACACGCCCTCGGACCGGCGCCGGCTGCTGCCGCTCTCACCGGTGCAGCGCCAGGGTGGGACGAGTGGCGTGGCCCTGCCCGGCCACGGCGACCCGACCTCGCCGGAGCAGGCGCCGGCGACGCTGGAGCCGGCCGACGTCACCGTGGAGGGACCGGCACCCGCCTCCGGTCCGCGCGTCATCCGGGCCCGGCTCGACGGCAGGCCCTGGGCGCCGCTGAAGATCGCCAGCGGATGCGACCGACGATGCGCCTTCTGTGCCATCCCGATGTTCCGGGGTGCCTTCGTCTCGCGCCGGCCCACCGACATCCTCGCCGAGGCGCGGTGGTTGGCCGAGCGAGGGGTCAGGGAGGTCTTCCTCGTCAGCGAGAACTCCACCTCCTACGGCAAGGACCTCGGCGACCTCGCCCTGCTCGAGAAGCTGCTGCCGGAGCTGTCGGCCGTCGAGGGAATCGAGCGGGTCCGGGTGTCCTACCTCCAGCCCGCCGAGATCCGTCCCGGCCTGCTCGACGCCATGGCGGCCACCCCGGGCGTCGTGCCGTACTTCGACATCTCCTTCCAGCACGCCTCCGCTCCTCTGCTGCGCCGGATGCGGCGCTTCGGCGGCCGCGAGGCGTTCCTCGGGCTCCTCGACGACGTGCGGGCCCGGCTGCCCCGGGCCGGGATCCGCAGCAACGTCATCGTCGGGTTCCCCGGCGAGACCGACGAGGACCTCGCCGAGCTCGAGGCGTTCCTCGTCGCTGCCCGGCTCGACGTCGTCGGGGTATTCGGCTACTCCGACGAGGACGGCACCGAGGCCGAGGGCTACGGCCACAAGCTGCCGGAACACGTCGTGGCCGAGCGGGTCGCCCGCTTCTCCGCGCTCATCGAGGAGCTGAACGCGCAGCGGGCCGAGGAGCGAATCGGCGAGCTCGTCGAGGTGCTCGTCGAGGAGGTGGACGACGAGGACGGCCGGGTGGTCGGCCGCGCCCTCCACCAGGGCCCGGACGTCGACGGCGTCACGGTCCTCGAGGCCGCAGCCTGCCCGGGTGTCGGTGTCGGCGACACGGTCACGGCCACCGTGGTGGGCACCGAGGGGATCGACCTGCTCGCGGAGCCTGCATGA
- a CDS encoding ion channel, whose protein sequence is MSDWMTTVKAHPSGVLLAAQLIAVLAYPFAGETPVGRAVLGVFGLFVLAVAVWAVRATPALTWIAITLGIPVMVLTVAEAVYPGSEVIRLWSSILHALFYGYTAYGLVRYLFDDTFVTRDEVFAVGANFTVVAWGFAYAFMAVQVVWPNSFVSFQGEGFQGFPNLLFLSFATLTSVGLSDVIPVLPHARSVAMVEQVAGVLYVAMIISRVVSLTVLKRR, encoded by the coding sequence ATGTCCGACTGGATGACCACCGTGAAGGCGCATCCCTCGGGTGTGCTCCTTGCCGCCCAGCTGATCGCCGTGCTGGCGTACCCGTTCGCCGGGGAGACCCCTGTGGGGCGCGCCGTGCTCGGCGTGTTCGGGCTGTTCGTCCTCGCCGTCGCGGTCTGGGCCGTGCGGGCCACCCCGGCGCTGACCTGGATCGCCATCACCCTCGGGATCCCAGTGATGGTCCTGACTGTCGCCGAGGCGGTGTACCCGGGCAGTGAGGTGATCCGCCTGTGGTCGTCCATCCTCCACGCCCTGTTCTACGGCTACACGGCCTACGGCCTCGTGCGGTACCTCTTCGACGACACCTTCGTCACCCGCGACGAGGTGTTCGCGGTGGGCGCCAACTTCACCGTCGTGGCCTGGGGCTTCGCCTACGCCTTCATGGCGGTGCAGGTGGTCTGGCCCAACTCGTTCGTGTCGTTCCAGGGGGAGGGGTTCCAGGGCTTCCCGAACCTGCTGTTCCTGTCCTTCGCGACCCTGACGAGCGTGGGCCTCTCGGACGTCATCCCCGTGCTGCCCCACGCGAGGTCGGTCGCCATGGTCGAGCAGGTCGCGGGCGTCCTCTACGTGGCGATGATCATCTCGCGGGTGGTCAGCCTGACCGTGCTGAAGCGGCGCTAG
- a CDS encoding multidrug effflux MFS transporter, whose amino-acid sequence MTAPTTELTPGPTDPAQRPSRRGVRRPRPVMLEAPRGRSYVRFVLVLGALIAIGPLTIDTYLPAMPSIADELGATESQVQGTLTGILLGLGLGQLLVGPLADAVGRRKPLIAGLVLHIVASVACAFAPTVELLTAARVVQGLGNAAVSVVAMATVRDLFTGSAAATLLSRLMLVMGIAPIVAPTIGGAVLAHTSWRGVFGLVSLAGVVLVTVASLLLRETLPPERRRRLEPLPVLRTYASLLRDRTFVGLVLISGLMFATLFSYIGGSSFVLQEIYGLSVAQFGLAFGLNSLGFLTGSQLNPLLLRRLGPRDIVRAGVGIGAVSALVLLAAAVTGVGGLPLVLGPLWFLLFACGLTLPNTPALALTRHGEAAGTAAALLGASQFVIGGAAAPVIGALGSGSAVPMALVMATTATGAAVVAALTLRVSVLED is encoded by the coding sequence GTGACTGCGCCGACCACTGAGCTGACTCCCGGACCCACCGACCCGGCGCAGCGACCCAGCCGCCGGGGCGTCCGCCGCCCGCGGCCGGTGATGCTCGAGGCGCCGCGCGGCCGCTCCTACGTGAGGTTCGTGCTGGTGCTCGGCGCCCTCATCGCGATCGGGCCGCTCACCATCGACACCTACCTCCCCGCGATGCCGTCTATCGCCGACGAGCTCGGGGCCACGGAGTCGCAGGTGCAGGGCACCCTCACCGGGATCCTGCTCGGCCTCGGCCTCGGCCAGCTGCTCGTCGGCCCGCTGGCCGACGCCGTCGGCCGCCGCAAGCCGCTCATCGCCGGCCTCGTGCTGCACATCGTCGCGTCGGTGGCCTGCGCGTTCGCCCCCACCGTCGAGCTGCTCACCGCAGCTCGTGTCGTGCAGGGGCTCGGCAACGCCGCGGTCTCGGTGGTGGCCATGGCCACGGTGCGCGACCTGTTCACCGGCTCGGCGGCAGCCACGCTGCTCTCGCGGCTGATGCTCGTCATGGGCATCGCCCCCATCGTGGCGCCGACCATCGGAGGCGCCGTCCTCGCGCACACCTCGTGGCGCGGGGTCTTCGGCCTGGTCTCCCTCGCCGGGGTGGTGCTCGTGACGGTGGCATCGCTGCTGCTGCGCGAGACCCTGCCGCCCGAGCGTCGCCGTCGTCTCGAGCCGCTGCCGGTGCTGCGCACCTACGCGTCGCTGCTGCGCGACCGCACGTTCGTCGGGCTGGTCCTGATCTCGGGCCTGATGTTCGCCACCCTCTTCTCCTACATCGGTGGCTCGTCCTTCGTGCTCCAGGAGATCTACGGCCTCAGCGTCGCGCAGTTCGGCCTCGCCTTCGGGCTCAACTCGCTGGGCTTCCTCACCGGGTCCCAGCTCAACCCCCTCCTGCTGCGCCGTCTCGGCCCGCGCGACATCGTCCGGGCGGGGGTCGGCATCGGCGCAGTCTCCGCCCTCGTGCTGCTCGCGGCCGCAGTCACCGGCGTCGGCGGGTTGCCGCTGGTCCTCGGGCCGTTGTGGTTCCTGTTGTTCGCCTGCGGCCTGACGCTGCCCAACACCCCCGCGCTGGCGCTCACCCGGCACGGCGAGGCCGCCGGCACCGCCGCGGCGCTGCTGGGCGCCTCGCAGTTCGTGATCGGTGGCGCGGCCGCACCGGTCATCGGCGCCCTGGGGTCGGGCTCAGCCGTGCCCATGGCGCTGGTCATGGCCACCACGGCCACCGGCGCAGCCGTCGTGGCTGCCCTCACCCTGCGGGTGTCGGTGCTCGAGGACTGA
- a CDS encoding dipeptidase codes for MSAAPVAPSARIRSLLERQPVLDGHNDLLWEAREQAGYDFDRLDIGAGSPTTHTDLPRLRRGGVGAQFWSVFVPSSLTGDDAVSATLEQVDAGHQMVARYAADLAFARTADEVEAAWATGRIASLLGAEGGHSINCSLATLRMLHVLGVRYLTLTHNSNVPWADSATDEPVVGGLSRFGVEVVREMNRIGMLVDLSHVSADTMRDALRVSEVPVLFSHSSARAVCDSPRNVPDDVLGSLRDNGGVCMVTFVPKFVNPDAAAWHAQAVAEAQAQGISQADAAAFSPFYSDYRARNPEPPAALEDVVRHCEHVREVAGIDHVGVGGDYDGVEVLPQGMGDVTAYPALLDALAERGWSDDDLAKLTSGNVLRVMRDAETGARALQEQRGPSLATTAQLDGPTAP; via the coding sequence ATGAGCGCCGCTCCCGTCGCACCCTCCGCCCGCATCCGGTCGCTGCTCGAGCGCCAGCCGGTGCTCGACGGCCACAACGACCTCCTCTGGGAGGCGCGCGAGCAGGCGGGCTACGACTTCGACCGGCTCGACATCGGCGCCGGCTCGCCGACCACCCACACCGACCTGCCACGGCTGCGCCGGGGCGGGGTCGGCGCCCAGTTCTGGTCGGTCTTCGTCCCCTCCTCCCTCACAGGCGACGACGCGGTCAGCGCCACGCTCGAACAGGTGGACGCCGGCCACCAGATGGTGGCCCGGTATGCCGCCGACCTGGCCTTCGCCCGCACCGCGGACGAGGTGGAGGCGGCCTGGGCGACGGGCCGTATCGCCTCGCTCCTCGGCGCCGAGGGCGGACACTCGATCAACTGCTCCCTGGCCACCTTGCGCATGCTGCACGTCCTCGGGGTGCGCTACCTGACCCTCACCCACAACAGCAACGTCCCGTGGGCGGACTCGGCCACCGACGAGCCGGTGGTCGGCGGGCTGTCGCGCTTCGGGGTCGAGGTGGTCCGCGAGATGAACCGCATCGGCATGCTGGTCGACCTCAGCCACGTCTCGGCCGACACCATGCGCGACGCGTTGCGGGTCTCCGAGGTGCCGGTGCTCTTCTCGCACTCCTCGGCCCGTGCGGTCTGCGACAGCCCGCGCAACGTCCCTGACGACGTGCTCGGGTCGTTGCGCGACAACGGCGGGGTCTGCATGGTCACCTTCGTGCCGAAGTTCGTGAACCCCGACGCCGCGGCCTGGCACGCGCAGGCGGTCGCCGAGGCGCAGGCGCAGGGCATCAGCCAGGCCGACGCCGCGGCCTTCTCCCCCTTCTACAGCGACTACCGAGCCCGCAACCCCGAGCCCCCGGCCGCCCTCGAGGACGTCGTGCGGCACTGCGAGCACGTCCGCGAGGTGGCGGGCATCGACCACGTCGGGGTCGGCGGCGACTACGACGGCGTGGAGGTGCTCCCGCAGGGCATGGGCGACGTCACGGCATACCCGGCGCTGCTCGATGCGCTCGCCGAGCGGGGCTGGTCCGACGACGACCTGGCCAAGCTCACCAGCGGCAACGTCCTGCGCGTGATGCGCGACGCGGAGACGGGTGCCCGGGCGCTGCAGGAGCAGCGCGGGCCCAGCCTGGCGACGACCGCCCAGCTCGACGGACCCACGGCCCCCTAG